A DNA window from Boseongicola sp. contains the following coding sequences:
- a CDS encoding F0F1 ATP synthase subunit epsilon has translation MADTMQFDLVSPERRLVSGQATAVQIPGADGDMTAMPDHAPLVTTLRPGILTVKMDGGSQEFAVTGGFAQISGEGTTVLAEEALPKAEVTAEFLDERVAKATAARDAAEGSAVDMASKLVADLEALRAAV, from the coding sequence ATGGCTGACACGATGCAATTCGATCTGGTTTCCCCCGAGCGCCGTCTGGTCTCGGGTCAGGCCACGGCTGTTCAGATCCCGGGCGCTGATGGCGACATGACGGCAATGCCCGATCATGCGCCACTGGTCACTACCCTGCGCCCCGGTATCCTGACGGTTAAAATGGATGGCGGCAGCCAGGAATTCGCCGTTACCGGTGGTTTCGCCCAGATCTCGGGCGAGGGCACTACAGTATTGGCCGAGGAAGCCCTGCCTAAAGCAGAAGTCACAGCGGAGTTCCTGGACGAACGCGTCGCCAAAGCCACAGCTGCTCGTGATGCGGCTGAGGGTTCGGCGGTCGATATGGCATCCAAGCTGGTTGCTGATCTGGAAGCGCTCCGCGCTGCCGTCTGA
- a CDS encoding LysE family translocator, translating into MTEFVSATLTGITLGLAAGLAPGPLMTLAITQTMRHGLKEGLLVAAAPLVTDVPIVLALFFVLRELSGQLLGALSMVGALYALFLAYETAKANSVGEIDSETAPASLKKGVLVNFLSPHPYLFWITVGIPYVLSANEKSALAPWGFIAGFYLLLVGSKAGVAVLTGRYRSLLTGQAYPYVMRGLAIALVVFAFLLFREGLHLVSVSEH; encoded by the coding sequence TTGACCGAATTTGTCTCGGCCACGTTGACCGGTATTACTTTGGGACTTGCCGCTGGTTTGGCGCCAGGCCCCTTAATGACCTTAGCGATCACCCAAACTATGCGTCATGGCCTTAAGGAGGGATTGTTGGTTGCAGCGGCTCCGCTTGTAACTGATGTACCCATTGTATTAGCGCTATTTTTTGTACTTCGGGAGCTTTCCGGCCAATTGCTTGGAGCACTCTCGATGGTTGGAGCGCTTTACGCTCTCTTCTTGGCTTACGAAACGGCCAAAGCGAACTCTGTCGGGGAAATCGATTCAGAAACTGCACCGGCGTCCTTGAAAAAGGGAGTGCTTGTCAATTTCCTTAGTCCGCACCCTTACCTGTTCTGGATTACAGTAGGCATACCTTACGTGCTGTCAGCGAACGAAAAGTCGGCCTTGGCCCCTTGGGGTTTCATAGCCGGTTTTTATCTTCTTCTCGTTGGTTCCAAAGCAGGTGTCGCGGTCTTGACCGGACGGTACCGAAGCCTGTTAACTGGTCAGGCTTACCCGTATGTTATGCGTGGCCTCGCGATTGCGTTGGTCGTTTTTGCATTCCTTCTTTTCCGTGAAGGCTTGCATCTGGTATCCGTCAGCGAACATTGA
- a CDS encoding exodeoxyribonuclease III, with protein MSFTIATWNINSVRLREELVLKLLRDEGPDVLCLQECKSPIEKIPTEGFAAMGYPHMVARGQKGYNGVAILSKLPIEDAGGEDYVALNHARHVAARLENGITINNFYVPAGGDIPDREKNVKFGQKLDYLTEMRDAFHANAPKKSILVGDLNIAPREDDVWDHKKLLKIVSHTPVEVEALAETQNAGNWVDVTRKDIPDGQLYSWWSYRSPDWDNADKGRRLDHIWATPDIVNASHQSRVLRAVRGWEKPSDHAPVFATFDL; from the coding sequence ATGTCATTTACCATCGCCACCTGGAACATTAACTCGGTTCGGTTGCGTGAAGAATTGGTTCTGAAACTGCTTCGTGACGAAGGCCCGGATGTCCTGTGTCTGCAGGAATGCAAGTCACCAATAGAGAAAATTCCGACCGAGGGGTTTGCGGCAATGGGATACCCCCACATGGTTGCCCGTGGCCAAAAGGGGTACAACGGTGTTGCGATCCTGTCTAAACTGCCGATAGAAGATGCCGGAGGCGAGGATTACGTGGCGCTGAACCATGCCCGCCACGTCGCCGCGCGACTGGAAAACGGCATTACGATCAATAACTTTTACGTTCCGGCCGGTGGAGATATCCCAGATCGGGAGAAGAACGTGAAGTTCGGTCAGAAATTGGATTACTTGACGGAAATGCGGGATGCCTTTCATGCGAATGCACCAAAGAAGTCCATTTTGGTCGGGGATCTGAACATTGCCCCGCGCGAAGACGATGTTTGGGATCACAAGAAACTGCTGAAGATCGTTAGCCACACCCCGGTCGAAGTCGAAGCCCTGGCCGAGACGCAAAATGCAGGAAACTGGGTGGATGTCACCCGCAAGGACATCCCCGACGGGCAACTTTACAGCTGGTGGTCATACCGGTCGCCAGACTGGGATAATGCCGATAAGGGGCGGCGTCTGGATCACATCTGGGCAACCCCTGATATCGTCAACGCATCGCACCAAAGCCGGGTGTTGCGCGCTGTCCGCGGTTGGGAAAAACCCAGCGATCACGCTCCGGTTTTCGCCACATTCGATTTATAG
- a CDS encoding alpha/beta fold hydrolase — protein MVKAASNLSSGHRNDTRPSIILIAGFGDNASMFDGLARTHLADDYRLVPLDLPGFGAPPLDTEATLRNLAQVVVDKAKETGSEIIVAHSVASIIATLAAQNPDSPLNTIISLEGNITAEDAYFSGTAADHDNPLSFRTGFLGRLDEMGRTEPIIRRYREEVSKADALALWQLGTDARRFSSEHVPGEILENAAKVTYIYSTQNCPDSTLRWLEKSQMARIVLDNATHWVSVDQPDLLADKIIEALN, from the coding sequence ATGGTTAAAGCCGCATCGAATTTGTCCTCTGGTCATCGCAACGACACGCGGCCGTCTATCATTCTTATCGCTGGCTTTGGCGACAACGCGAGCATGTTTGACGGCCTGGCCAGAACCCATCTGGCTGATGACTATCGTTTGGTACCCTTGGATCTGCCGGGATTTGGCGCACCACCATTAGACACGGAAGCAACCTTGAGGAATTTGGCGCAGGTTGTGGTCGATAAGGCGAAGGAAACCGGTTCGGAAATCATCGTTGCTCATTCCGTGGCTTCGATCATTGCAACACTTGCTGCCCAAAACCCGGACAGTCCGCTAAACACCATTATTTCCCTGGAAGGGAATATTACGGCCGAGGATGCCTATTTTTCGGGGACGGCCGCAGATCATGACAACCCGCTTTCCTTTCGCACAGGATTTCTAGGGCGGCTGGACGAAATGGGTCGAACCGAACCCATCATTCGACGTTATCGCGAAGAAGTCTCAAAAGCCGACGCATTAGCGTTGTGGCAACTTGGCACGGACGCACGCCGGTTTTCTTCAGAACACGTGCCCGGCGAAATCTTGGAAAATGCAGCCAAAGTGACTTACATTTACAGTACGCAAAACTGCCCAGATAGCACACTCCGCTGGCTGGAAAAAAGCCAAATGGCTCGGATCGTTCTGGACAATGCCACCCATTGGGTCAGCGTCGATCAGCCTGACCTGCTGGCTGACAAAATCATCGAAGCCTTGAACTAA